A region of Lepus europaeus isolate LE1 chromosome 2, mLepTim1.pri, whole genome shotgun sequence DNA encodes the following proteins:
- the CHODL gene encoding chondrolectin isoform X2: MAYFHELSSRVSFQEARLACESEGGVLLSLENEAEQKLIESMLQNLTKPGTGISDGDFWIGLWRNGDGQTSGACPDLYRWSDGSSSQYRNWYTDEPSCGSEKCVVMYHQPTANPGLGGPYLYQWNDDRCNMKHNYICKYEPEVHPTDPVEKPYLTNQPGDTQENVVVTEAGIIPNLIYVVIPTIPLLLLILVAFGTCCFQMLHKSKGRTKTSPNQSTLWISKSTRKESGMEV; this comes from the exons ATGGCCTACTTCCACGAGCTGTCCAGCCGTGTGAGCTTTCAGGAAGCCCGCCTGGCTTGTGAGAGTGAGGGAGGCGTCCTTCTCAGCCTTGAGAATGAAGCAGAACAGAAGTTGATAGAGAGCATGCTGCAAAACTTGACAAAACCCGGAACAGGAATCTCTGATGGTGATTTCTGGATAGGTCTTTGGAGAAATGGAGATGGACAGACATCTGGTGCCTGCCCTGATCTCTACAGGTGGTCTGATGGAAGCAGTTCCCAGTACCG AAATTGGTATACCGATGAACCTTCCTGTGGAAGTGAAAAGTGTGTTGTGATGTATCATCAACCAACTGCCAATCCTGGTCTTGGGGGCCCCTACCTTTACCAGTGGAATGACGACAGGTGCAACATGAAACACAATTACATCTGCAAATATGAACCAG AGGTTCATCCAACAGATCCTGTGGAAAAACCTTATCTTACAAATCAACCAGGAGATACCCAGGAAAATGTGGTTGTTACTGAAGCAG GCATTATTCCCAATCTTATTTATGTTGTTATACCAACAATACCGCTGCTCTTATTGATACTGGTTGCTTTTGGAACTTGCTGTTTCCAGATGCTACataaaag taaaggaagaacaaaaactaGCCCAAACCAGTCCACACTGTGGATTTCGAAAAGTACCAGAAAGGAAAGCGGCATGGAAGTATAA
- the CHODL gene encoding chondrolectin isoform X1, with amino-acid sequence MAYFHELSSRVSFQEARLACESEGGVLLSLENEAEQKLIESMLQNLTKPGTGISDGDFWIGLWRNGDGQTSGACPDLYRWSDGSSSQYRNWYTDEPSCGSEKCVVMYHQPTANPGLGGPYLYQWNDDRCNMKHNYICKYEPEVHPTDPVEKPYLTNQPGDTQENVVVTEAVKEEQKLAQTSPHCGFRKVPERKAAWKYKDLLTWLQKRKGFCNSESV; translated from the exons ATGGCCTACTTCCACGAGCTGTCCAGCCGTGTGAGCTTTCAGGAAGCCCGCCTGGCTTGTGAGAGTGAGGGAGGCGTCCTTCTCAGCCTTGAGAATGAAGCAGAACAGAAGTTGATAGAGAGCATGCTGCAAAACTTGACAAAACCCGGAACAGGAATCTCTGATGGTGATTTCTGGATAGGTCTTTGGAGAAATGGAGATGGACAGACATCTGGTGCCTGCCCTGATCTCTACAGGTGGTCTGATGGAAGCAGTTCCCAGTACCG AAATTGGTATACCGATGAACCTTCCTGTGGAAGTGAAAAGTGTGTTGTGATGTATCATCAACCAACTGCCAATCCTGGTCTTGGGGGCCCCTACCTTTACCAGTGGAATGACGACAGGTGCAACATGAAACACAATTACATCTGCAAATATGAACCAG AGGTTCATCCAACAGATCCTGTGGAAAAACCTTATCTTACAAATCAACCAGGAGATACCCAGGAAAATGTGGTTGTTACTGAAGCAG taaaggaagaacaaaaactaGCCCAAACCAGTCCACACTGTGGATTTCGAAAAGTACCAGAAAGGAAAGCGGCATGGAAGTATAAGGATTTATTGACTTGGCTCCAGAAAAGAAAAGGGTTTTGTAATTCTGAATCTGTATAA